In Prochlorococcus marinus str. MIT 1214, one DNA window encodes the following:
- the thrB gene encoding homoserine kinase gives MGPPKIGQTVVVEVPSTTANIGPGFDCLGAALDLSNQFTIKRIEGNAERFELIMESTEGNHLRGGPENLFYRAAQRVWRTAGVEPVALEARVKLAVPPARGLGSSATAIVAGLVGANALAGYPLPKEKLLELAIDIEGHPDNVVPSLIGGLCVTAKTANDRWRVVRCDWDQSIKAVVAIPSIRLSTSEARRVMPENIPVNDAVVNLGALTLLLQGLRTGNVDLIADGMHDKLHEPYRWGLIKGGLEVREAAKAAGALGCAISGAGPSILALCKATKGREVSVAMVKAWEAAGVASRAPLMSLQLRGSECISNTFG, from the coding sequence ATGGGGCCGCCAAAAATAGGACAAACTGTCGTAGTAGAAGTTCCTTCTACTACAGCCAATATTGGTCCAGGGTTTGATTGCCTTGGTGCAGCACTGGATCTTTCCAATCAGTTCACTATTAAAAGAATTGAGGGTAATGCTGAAAGGTTTGAATTAATAATGGAAAGTACTGAAGGCAATCATTTAAGAGGCGGTCCTGAAAACCTTTTCTATCGAGCCGCGCAGAGAGTTTGGAGAACAGCAGGTGTAGAGCCTGTCGCTCTTGAAGCAAGAGTAAAATTAGCTGTGCCTCCTGCAAGAGGACTTGGAAGCAGTGCTACAGCAATCGTGGCAGGATTAGTTGGAGCAAATGCACTCGCTGGATATCCTTTGCCTAAGGAAAAATTATTGGAGCTAGCAATAGATATTGAAGGTCATCCAGACAATGTTGTTCCGTCATTAATAGGAGGTCTTTGCGTAACAGCTAAAACCGCAAACGACAGATGGCGCGTAGTCCGCTGTGATTGGGATCAATCAATAAAAGCGGTAGTTGCAATTCCATCTATTCGCCTTAGCACCAGCGAAGCAAGACGTGTCATGCCAGAAAACATTCCAGTAAATGATGCCGTAGTCAATTTAGGTGCCCTTACGCTTCTGCTTCAAGGACTAAGAACTGGAAATGTTGATCTAATTGCAGATGGTATGCATGACAAGCTTCATGAACCCTACAGATGGGGATTAATCAAAGGTGGGTTGGAGGTAAGAGAAGCAGCAAAGGCTGCCGGAGCTTTAGGATGTGCAATTAGTGGAGCAGGACCAAGCATTCTTGCATTGTGCAAAGCGACTAAAGGCCGAGAAGTCAGTGTCGCAATGGTCAAAGCCTGGGAAGCTGCTGGTGTAGCAAGTCGTGCTCCTTTAATGAGCCTCCAACTCAGAGGAAGCGAATGTATTTCAAACACCTTTGGGTAG
- a CDS encoding glucokinase, producing MNLLAGDLGGTKTILAVYSNENYPKKLFKKHYKSLEWKSFYSIFEDFIKHLPENISLPEYVCIGVAGPINGQKVKITNLGWDIDIEELSKLSKINNIELINDFSVLIYGIPFFKKSQYEVIQGTLNTEYKTNQKLVAIIGAGTGLGMSRGLITPTNIFIFPSEGGHREFSPRTENEWELIKWLKIKLNIQRVSIERIVSGTGLGMIARWKLDDPINENHPLQKTLKKIDNDKSAFTDLPALVWEKATNGDKLMSEALRIWLNAYGSAAGDLALQELCTSGLWISGGTAAKNLDGINSSNFLNAFSNKGRFQSYLKEIPLIVLKDPEATLFSSACRARLSAESNGRLS from the coding sequence ATGAATTTACTTGCTGGAGACCTTGGAGGAACTAAAACCATATTAGCTGTTTATTCGAACGAGAACTATCCAAAAAAATTATTTAAAAAGCACTACAAATCATTAGAATGGAAATCTTTTTACTCAATATTTGAAGATTTTATTAAACATTTACCAGAGAATATATCACTCCCTGAATATGTTTGTATTGGAGTAGCAGGCCCAATAAATGGCCAGAAAGTTAAGATTACAAATCTAGGGTGGGATATCGACATAGAAGAATTATCTAAGCTTTCAAAAATAAATAATATTGAATTAATAAATGATTTTTCAGTTTTAATATATGGGATACCATTCTTCAAAAAATCCCAATATGAAGTAATCCAAGGAACATTAAATACTGAGTACAAAACTAATCAAAAATTAGTTGCCATTATCGGAGCTGGTACTGGATTAGGAATGTCCAGAGGATTAATTACACCTACAAACATTTTTATATTTCCAAGTGAAGGGGGGCATCGGGAATTTTCCCCAAGGACTGAGAACGAATGGGAATTAATCAAATGGCTAAAAATTAAGCTAAATATTCAAAGAGTCTCGATTGAAAGAATAGTTAGTGGGACTGGCCTTGGAATGATTGCTAGATGGAAATTGGATGATCCAATAAATGAAAACCACCCACTTCAGAAAACTTTAAAAAAAATAGATAATGACAAATCAGCTTTCACAGATTTACCTGCACTTGTATGGGAAAAAGCAACTAACGGAGACAAATTAATGTCTGAAGCTTTGAGAATATGGCTCAATGCTTATGGATCTGCAGCTGGAGACCTTGCTTTACAAGAACTTTGCACTTCAGGGTTATGGATTTCAGGCGGAACAGCAGCAAAAAACCTCGATGGAATAAACTCTTCTAACTTCCTTAATGCATTTAGTAATAAGGGTCGCTTTCAATCTTATTTAAAGGAAATCCCATTGATTGTTCTTAAAGATCCAGAAGCGACATTATTCAGTTCAGCTTGCAGAGCACGCTTAAGTGCCGAATCAAATGGGAGACTTAGCTAA